AGGCGTTCGGTGGCGAGGTGGTGCGGGCCGGGCACGTGATGCACGGCAAGACCTCTTCGGTGCACCATACCGGTCAGGGTGTATTCGCGGGGTTGCCCAGCCCGTTCACCGCCACTCGTTATCATTCCCTGGTGGTGGCCCGGGAAACGCTGCCCGAGTGTTTTGAAATCACCGCCTGGACCGAGAATCAGCAGGGCGAAATGGAAGAAATCATGGGCATGCGGCATAAGGAGCTGCCTCTGGAAGGGGTGCAGTTCCATCCAGAGTCAATTCTGACCGAGCATGGCCACGCCATGTTGAAGAACTTTCTCAAGCACGGGGGGCAATGAGCATGAATATTCAGGACGCGCTGGCGCGGGTGGTGGACCACATCGATCTGTCCACCGAGGAAATGCGGGATGTGATGCGCGAGATCATGACCGGCGGCGCCACCGACGCTCAGATCGGCGGCTTCCTGGTGGGGTTGCGGATGAAGAGCGAATCCCTGGACGAGATCACCGGTGCCGCCATGGTGATGCGCGAGCTGGTGAAACCGGTGACCATCGAGAACCGCCGCCATCTGGTGGATATCGTCGGCACCGGGGGTGACGGCGCCAATCTGTTCAACGTTTCCTCCGCCAGTGCCTTCGTTGCCGCCGCCGCCGGCTGCCGGGTGGCCAAGCATGGCGGCCGTTCGGTCAGTTCCAAAAGTGGCTCCGCGGACCTGCTGGAGGCCGCCGGTGTGGATCTGGACCTGACCCCGGAGCAGGTGGCCCAGTGTGTGGACACAGTGGGGGTGGGGTTCATGTTCGCGCCCGGCCATCACAGCGCCATGAAATACGCCATCGGCCCGCGCAAGGAATTGGGCATGCGCACGCTGTTCAATATTCTCGGCCCGATGACCAATCCCGCCGCCGTCCAGCGGCTGGTGGTCGGCGTCTTCTCCGACCGGCTTTGCCGGCCCATGGCCGAAGTCATGGGGCGCCTGGGCGCGGAGCACGTCATGGTGGTGCATGGCCACGACGGCCTGGACGAGATTACCCTGGCGGGGCGCACTCACGTGGCGGAATTCCGGGATGGTGAGGTACGGGAGTTCCAGATTACGCCGGAAGACGTGGGCATCGAGTCCGATTCCCTGGTGGGGCTGGACGTGACGGATCCCAAGGCGTCACTGGCGTTGATCCGCGATGCGTTCGGCAAACGTGCCGGGTCGGTGGCGGCCAAGGCCGCGGACATGGTGGCCCTGAACGCCGGCGCGGCGATCTATGTGTCCGGGGTAACCCGCACACTGGCGGAAGGCGTGCGGATGGCGGATGATTTGATTCATAACGGCGAGGCCGCCGAACGCATGCGGGAATTGGCCCAGTTTTGCCGGGCCTTGAAAGCGGCGGATTGAACAGGATTTAACAGTCGGCTCTTTGAACATCCCCCGCCGGAAGCGTTCTAATGAGAGTGGATTCACCACCCTTGATAAAGAAAACGGGCCGGCGGACGGCCCACGCAGACAGCCAGGAGCGCCCATGAGCAACGGCACCATTCTTGATCGTATCATCGAACGTAAAGAGCAGGAGATCGCCGACGGCAAGCGCCGTTACAGCATGGGGGATCTGCGGGCGCTGGCGGAGAATCAGCGGCGGGCGAGAGGTTTCCATCGAAAGCTGTATGATCGCGTGGCCGAGGGCAAGCCGGCGGTGATCGCGGAGATCAAGAAAGCCTCTCCCAGCAAAGGGGTCATTCGTGAGGACTTCGACCCGGTGGATATCGCCCGGCGCTATGAGGAAAACGGCGCCGCCTGCCTGTCCGTGCTCACCGATCAGGAGTTCTTCCAGGGGCATGAAGACTATCTGCGCGCCGCCCGTAACGCGGTGTCGCTGCCGGTGCTGCGCAAGGATTTCATCGTTGATCCCTGGCAGGTGTTCGAAACCCGGGCCATGGGGGCGGACGCCATTCTGCTGATCGTGGCGGCGCTGTCCGATGCGCAGATGGATGAGCTCTACCACGCCGCCCAGCAGG
This sequence is a window from Alloalcanivorax dieselolei B5. Protein-coding genes within it:
- a CDS encoding anthranilate synthase component II; amino-acid sequence: MRVLMIDNYDSFTYNLVQYLQELGAEVLVHRNDQIDLAGMEAVGADRLMISPGPCSPNEAGISVEAIRHFAGKLPILGVCLGHQSLGQAFGGEVVRAGHVMHGKTSSVHHTGQGVFAGLPSPFTATRYHSLVVARETLPECFEITAWTENQQGEMEEIMGMRHKELPLEGVQFHPESILTEHGHAMLKNFLKHGGQ
- the trpD gene encoding anthranilate phosphoribosyltransferase, coding for MNIQDALARVVDHIDLSTEEMRDVMREIMTGGATDAQIGGFLVGLRMKSESLDEITGAAMVMRELVKPVTIENRRHLVDIVGTGGDGANLFNVSSASAFVAAAAGCRVAKHGGRSVSSKSGSADLLEAAGVDLDLTPEQVAQCVDTVGVGFMFAPGHHSAMKYAIGPRKELGMRTLFNILGPMTNPAAVQRLVVGVFSDRLCRPMAEVMGRLGAEHVMVVHGHDGLDEITLAGRTHVAEFRDGEVREFQITPEDVGIESDSLVGLDVTDPKASLALIRDAFGKRAGSVAAKAADMVALNAGAAIYVSGVTRTLAEGVRMADDLIHNGEAAERMRELAQFCRALKAAD
- the trpC gene encoding indole-3-glycerol phosphate synthase TrpC, with the protein product MSNGTILDRIIERKEQEIADGKRRYSMGDLRALAENQRRARGFHRKLYDRVAEGKPAVIAEIKKASPSKGVIREDFDPVDIARRYEENGAACLSVLTDQEFFQGHEDYLRAARNAVSLPVLRKDFIVDPWQVFETRAMGADAILLIVAALSDAQMDELYHAAQQAGCDVLVEVHSAEELERAMKLNVEVVGINNRDLRTFETRLDTTLELAPQVPADHLVVTESGIHTRADVRLMRDNGIHGFLVGEAFMREEDPGAALKKLFF